GATCAGATAGTCGAAGGCCCCCTCCTTCATGCAGGTGACAGCGGTTTCCGCCTCCAGAGCCGCCGTCATGACGATGACCGGAATCTCCGGATGATGTTGTACCACCTGGGGCAACAATTTCTGCCCGGGCAATTGGGGCATGAAAAGATCCAGCACGATGGCGGCGGCATTGCCCCGCTCCAGATAGGGCAGAAGCTCCCGGCTGTCCTGGAAGGTGATCACCTGATCCAGACCGGAACTGCGCAACCACAAGCGGGCGCCGAAAAGAATATCCTCGTCGTCGTCCACCAGAAGGATGGGCAGGGATTCACATGTCGGCAGTCGGTTGCTGGTTTCGGACATTGGATCGGGCTAGTTTTGCAGGTGAAGCGGCAAACGAATAATAACTTTTGTTCCTTCGCCGACGACGGATTCGAAGGCGATGCTGCCCCCGTGATCTTGCAGAATTTTATGGGAGATGCTCAATCCCAGTCCGGTGCCTCCGGTATTCAGGCGAGTGGTGAAAAAAGGGTCCAGAATGCGTTCGAGATTTTCCGGAGGGATGCCTTCTCCCTGATCTTCCACGCTGAACACCACCAGACCGTTATCGGGTTCCGCCCAACCACGCACCAGAACGCCGCCTTCCGGATCGGGAAGGGCTTGCAAGCCATTCAGAATGACATTAATGAATACCTGTTCCAGTTGCAAGGCATTCCCTCTGACTGAAGGGAGCTGATCCATCAACTCCACGGAAAAATGTCGGGAGTGTTTCTGTATTTTATTTTGCAGGATGGAAACCGCTTCATTGATCACCTCCACCGGTTTGACCACTTCGTCCAGACGGCCCTGATCGTGTTTGCAGAGGTTTTTCAGGTTGCCCACGATCCGGGTGATGCGTTCCGAGCTGGAGATGATGCGTTTGAGCAGATCGGGGGCGGTTTGCAGGAATTCCGCTCCGGGGAGGCCCGCCAGGGAGTAGTCGCCGTGTTGTTCCTGATAGGCGCGTAAAATGGGTTCCAGATCCTCCCAGGCCCGGGCCAAAAAGGTGGCATTGAAACGGATGGCGTTGTTGGGATTGTTGACTTCGTGGGCCACGCTGGCCGCCAGAACACCGATGGTGGCCAGCCGGGAATAGCGCACGGCCTGGGCCTGGGTGACCCGGCGTTCGGTGATGTCGGTATTGATCACCATGGCGGAGACCACCTTCTCGTCCTTTACAATGGGAACGAAACGGGCGCTCCACCATTCGGCATCGGAAAGGGCATACTGCAATTGGGCGGATTGCCCCTCGTGAAAGACTTTTTCCAGAGTTTTTTGATAGCGTTGTTTATGGATTTCCGGCATACCTTCCAGAAAGTGGAAGGTATTATTCGAGGGATTGGCTGATATGCGGTTGGAAAACAGGATGGTTGCATCCTTGTCGATATTCAAAATCGTATCCGGACAATAATGCACCAGGGTGCGCAACTGCTCCTCGGAGGCCTGCAGTCGTCGTTCCGCCTCACGGCGGCGGGTGATGTCCCGGATGGAAACCACGGCCCCGGTCGGAGTGCCGTCGGATTGGCGTATGGGCGCGCTGCTGAACTCCACTTCGCAACAGGTGTCGTTGTGCAACAACAGTGTTCCGACGGCCTGTTTACGCTGTACGCCGTATTGAACGGCCTCCCGGATGGGACACAGCAGGTGAGGGCTTTCTCCCTCTTCCGCTTTGTTTTCCAGTTGGATGCGGAGGAACCGATGTCCCGGCTGACCCAGAACCTCGTGACGCGGGCGATGTAAAATGGTGCAGGCGGCATCGTTGATGAAAGTGATGAGGCCTGTGGCGTCGGTGACGAAGAGACCTTCCCCGATGGTGTGCAACAGGAGTTGATTCTCCATGTGCAGACGGGCGAAGGTGCGGGAGAGGGAAAACAGGTGGCTCAAAAAGAGCGTGAAAGTGGCGAACAGAGCCGTCAACAGGGCGGCCAGCAGGGTTTTGCCCTCGGAACCTTCCAGAACGGCAGTGGCCCAGTGGGGAAATGACTGGGTAAAACTGACCAGATGAAGCATGACGTAGACAGCGACGAATACCAGCAGAAAGAGTAGAACGGCGAAGATGGACAACCGACCGGAATTGGCCCCTCGGGTCGGGGCGGGAGTGGAAAGGCTGTCTAAAACCGCTGGTTGCGTTATCATGGCAGGGCTCCTTTGACCCGCCGACCATGGTAGCCCAGGAAGATCCCGCTGCCAATGTGTCAGACAGTCGGGTCGTTCTTCCCTTGTGCCGGATTTGAGGATATCCCATGACAGACGGTATCATGTCCCCGGAAAAGATGCGCACGTTGTTGGAAGAGGTGGCCACGGGATCGCTTGCGGTTGATGAGGCCTTGAACCGCCTGCGACACTTTCCGGTGGAAAAGGTCAGCTCCCGGGGAGAGGTCATCGGGCGGGTGGATACGCAACGCTGGTTGCGTCAGGGCTTTCCGGAGGTGATCCTGGGTCTGGGCAAAAAGATGGCCCATCTGGAAAAGATCATCGAACACGCCTTGGAGCATGAGGGCAATCTTCTGATCACCCGGGTGGTTGCGAAACGGGCCAACCGGCTTCGCAAACGCTTCCCGGTGCTGGCCTACGATCCTTTGGCCAGGGCCCTCTATCGTCAAGAGACGGCCGACGACGAGGGATTGGTGGTGGTGCTGTGCGCGGGGACCGCCGATGTGCCGGTGGCGGCGGAGGCGGTATTGACGGCGCGCATGTTCGGGGCGCGGGTTGTGACCCATTTCGACGCGGGCGTGGCCGGGCTGCATCGCCTGCTCGAAGCGGAAGAGCTGCTGGAACGGGGACGGGTCTTCGTGGTGGTGGCGGGCATGGAAGGGGCCCTGCCGTCGGTGGTGGGAGGGCTGGTGCGTCGTCCGGTCATCGCCGTGCCGACCTCCCAGGGCTATGGCGCCTCCTTCGGCGGTTTGTCGGCTCTGTTGGCCATGCTCAACAGTTGCGCTTCCAATGTTTCGGTGGTCAACATCGATAACGGTTTCGGCGCCGGTTTCGCGGCGGGATTGATCAATCGCTGGAGGGAGTGATGTTCTCCTCCCGGTGGGACGACAGGATGATGTTGTTGGCCCGGTAGGTGCCGTCCCGGCCGGGCGATACCTGAAACTGCACCTCGTCTCCGGGTTGGGGCAGCGGTTCCAGTTGATCCATCTCCGAAATGTGCAAATAGACGTTGTTGCGACGGCATTTGGCGAAACCGTAACCCTTTTCCGGAAAAAAGACCGTCACCGTGGCCCGTTCCAGGCTGCCGATGATCAGATTGTCTCCCGGACCGACACTTTGTTGATCCCCGATGAAGGGTCGGAGGAAGGTTGCCGTCAAGCCCTCCTCGTCGGAGCCGGAATTGACGGTGAACTCCACCACTTCGTCCAGGGTGAAGCGGCATTCCCGGTTTTCATGGCTGGTGAAATGCAGCGAAATCGCTTGTCCGTCATGGTCCCGAATAGTGATGTCGCCGGAGCCGTCGGCGTGCAGATTGGTGATGCGGCCCTGCAGACGACTGCCCATGACCAGCACCGAGCAGGCCTGAGGGCGTCCCCCTTTGCCCGGTTTGATGGCGAAGTAGACCTGGTCGTGTTCGTGTAGAGGCGTCTGATTTACAACAAATGTCATGTGGACATAAATCTCGTTGTAATCGCTATCGTTTCCGGAATATTCAATAAAACCGAAACCGCGCTCTTTTTTGAAGGCGGAGACCCTCCCGAAGTAGCGATTCTTTTCGCTTGGCATCGGAGATGTTTCCGGAACCGGGAGCAGTGGTTGAGTGGGAACGGGCCCGTCCAGTGGATGGGAGGTCAGATAGTCCGCATTTTCGCGCCAAACCAGGGCCATCAGGGAGACCGGGTGGGGAGAACCCGGCAGCAGCGTGGGGGGCAGGCTTTGCAGACAGTGGTTCAATCGTGCGTCGGAGAACCATTCCGCTCCGTGTTGGACCAGCCAGGTTTGGGCCGCATGCCACATCGACTCTTCCAGCAGGATGGCGTTGCCCCGTGCCCGGTCGCAGAGTCGGGCGGCCAGATCGAGAGTCAGACCCAGGTATTCCTTCAGATGAGGCGAGAGTTCCAAAAGATGCAACGG
The window above is part of the Magnetococcales bacterium genome. Proteins encoded here:
- a CDS encoding PAS domain-containing protein is translated as MITQPAVLDSLSTPAPTRGANSGRLSIFAVLLFLLVFVAVYVMLHLVSFTQSFPHWATAVLEGSEGKTLLAALLTALFATFTLFLSHLFSLSRTFARLHMENQLLLHTIGEGLFVTDATGLITFINDAACTILHRPRHEVLGQPGHRFLRIQLENKAEEGESPHLLCPIREAVQYGVQRKQAVGTLLLHNDTCCEVEFSSAPIRQSDGTPTGAVVSIRDITRRREAERRLQASEEQLRTLVHYCPDTILNIDKDATILFSNRISANPSNNTFHFLEGMPEIHKQRYQKTLEKVFHEGQSAQLQYALSDAEWWSARFVPIVKDEKVVSAMVINTDITERRVTQAQAVRYSRLATIGVLAASVAHEVNNPNNAIRFNATFLARAWEDLEPILRAYQEQHGDYSLAGLPGAEFLQTAPDLLKRIISSSERITRIVGNLKNLCKHDQGRLDEVVKPVEVINEAVSILQNKIQKHSRHFSVELMDQLPSVRGNALQLEQVFINVILNGLQALPDPEGGVLVRGWAEPDNGLVVFSVEDQGEGIPPENLERILDPFFTTRLNTGGTGLGLSISHKILQDHGGSIAFESVVGEGTKVIIRLPLHLQN
- a CDS encoding cold shock domain-containing protein — encoded protein: MGNGSPFHTSLLAPCVWCVRLHNPNRLRERSDEAGWRDLLSQYYQTTTEIVHRHRGEVIKLAGPGLIALFEPSPAPLQAALELQHTLSRQALPLRIAMAAGPLHLLELSPHLKEYLGLTLDLAARLCDRARGNAILLEESMWHAAQTWLVQHGAEWFSDARLNHCLQSLPPTLLPGSPHPVSLMALVWRENADYLTSHPLDGPVPTQPLLPVPETSPMPSEKNRYFGRVSAFKKERGFGFIEYSGNDSDYNEIYVHMTFVVNQTPLHEHDQVYFAIKPGKGGRPQACSVLVMGSRLQGRITNLHADGSGDITIRDHDGQAISLHFTSHENRECRFTLDEVVEFTVNSGSDEEGLTATFLRPFIGDQQSVGPGDNLIIGSLERATVTVFFPEKGYGFAKCRRNNVYLHISEMDQLEPLPQPGDEVQFQVSPGRDGTYRANNIILSSHREENITPSSD
- the larB gene encoding nickel pincer cofactor biosynthesis protein LarB, which translates into the protein MSPEKMRTLLEEVATGSLAVDEALNRLRHFPVEKVSSRGEVIGRVDTQRWLRQGFPEVILGLGKKMAHLEKIIEHALEHEGNLLITRVVAKRANRLRKRFPVLAYDPLARALYRQETADDEGLVVVLCAGTADVPVAAEAVLTARMFGARVVTHFDAGVAGLHRLLEAEELLERGRVFVVVAGMEGALPSVVGGLVRRPVIAVPTSQGYGASFGGLSALLAMLNSCASNVSVVNIDNGFGAGFAAGLINRWRE